One window of the Chitinophaga niabensis genome contains the following:
- the recC gene encoding exodeoxyribonuclease V subunit gamma, translated as MALYLKVSNSLESLAHVLAQDLQTSGNSVFEPHLIVTQTEGMNNWLRMQIAEYHGIAANCRFLKPNDLIHQLYFLLGGPFTELLSAQNLTWLLFKLLGEKDFIKRFPAVSAYYEKSGSDKDLKRMALAEKAADLFDQYQVYRPEMIREWNNENLQTKEWQEYLWAKAKIASGNSLPDKTVIGHYILEALKDPNKQEALKERMKTVHLFGLSIITAYHVQILHEVAAFIDIHFHIINPAPAVYWFEDKSEKQLARWKDKLIDEAAGNPLITGWGRVVQDTFGLFFKYDAFINAYDDQEIVEPVPDSLLHKIQHDVFVSATADRHPITAEDLSDGSVTINTCYTVAREVEVLYNYLVYLVDKRKESLSPRDIVVMVSDIDSYAPYIKAVFNNAPYKFRYTIADESYADSDNIFNAIHAILQVTEENFKAEEVLQLLDSSYIRKRFQVEDISLIRRVVDAANIRFGMEGELEDETYLISWKYGLKRIMYGICMSGGEEYGEGVGSFYPIDVLEGSATQEVVRFCHFVEVLMDAVKERKRARTINEWVLYVESVLHNLVYEPQEDIDEDYNALMQQLTDYNLLNEYMSDAVAFDVFGHSFLQTLTGNTRSGLFVNGGITFCSLIPMRSIPFKVVALLGLNYDKFPRKEQPAGFNLMERDRQRGDRNVKENDKHLFLETILSAREYLYISYVGQSVKDNTRMPPSALVDELIDYIASGTTDPEGVREQLVTLHPLQSFSRKYTGGRLYNYLNNRSTGRKKITNDTKEISSFGFEEIDLEDLVRFFKNPFKAYYNKVLGIYYSDEQILLNETEIFNLDSLQEWVLKNELLPLQPEDMPNLKMQLVKTGALPLKNMAEVALQQAEEKAAPVRMMFKDVTRGMEPEIVPVELNIGDSLIRGNIQQVYDGRYVQVSWSKNEAKYLVEAYIRYLAGAAAGVLNGVCLISGAKRKAVYEGERLTQGEALQRLSILIRIYKEGFNLIAPFSPDFDIKPEIVEELDFETFTKIVDRKLSGFASFSEPYILRAYNDGLFADPTVLESYKFICTHLIVPLVELFPGYHE; from the coding sequence ATGGCATTATATCTCAAAGTTTCAAATTCGCTGGAAAGCCTGGCACATGTGCTTGCGCAGGACCTTCAAACGTCCGGCAACAGTGTGTTTGAGCCACACCTGATTGTTACGCAAACGGAGGGGATGAACAACTGGCTCAGGATGCAGATCGCGGAATACCACGGGATTGCTGCCAACTGCCGCTTTCTGAAACCCAACGATCTCATTCATCAGTTATATTTCCTGCTGGGAGGGCCTTTTACAGAATTGCTATCCGCGCAGAACCTAACCTGGCTGTTGTTTAAACTGCTGGGAGAAAAGGATTTCATTAAACGTTTCCCTGCTGTATCTGCCTATTATGAGAAAAGCGGGTCTGATAAAGACCTCAAGCGTATGGCGCTGGCAGAAAAAGCGGCTGACCTGTTCGACCAGTACCAGGTATACCGCCCGGAAATGATCCGGGAATGGAACAATGAGAACCTGCAAACAAAGGAGTGGCAGGAGTATCTCTGGGCCAAAGCAAAGATAGCCTCCGGTAACAGCCTGCCGGATAAAACGGTGATAGGGCATTACATCCTGGAGGCATTAAAAGACCCGAATAAACAGGAGGCGCTGAAAGAGCGGATGAAAACAGTACACCTCTTCGGCCTGTCCATCATCACTGCCTATCACGTGCAGATCCTGCACGAAGTGGCTGCTTTCATCGATATACATTTTCATATCATCAATCCCGCACCGGCTGTTTATTGGTTTGAAGACAAGAGCGAAAAACAACTCGCACGCTGGAAAGATAAGCTGATAGACGAAGCTGCCGGTAACCCATTGATCACCGGCTGGGGAAGAGTGGTGCAGGATACTTTCGGCCTGTTCTTTAAATACGATGCCTTTATCAATGCATATGATGATCAGGAGATCGTGGAGCCGGTACCGGATAGTTTATTGCACAAGATCCAGCACGATGTATTTGTAAGCGCCACGGCGGACAGGCATCCCATCACAGCAGAAGATCTCAGTGATGGTTCCGTTACCATCAATACCTGCTACACAGTAGCAAGAGAAGTAGAGGTGCTCTATAATTACCTGGTATACCTGGTAGATAAAAGGAAAGAATCACTTTCACCAAGGGATATTGTGGTGATGGTGAGTGATATAGACAGTTACGCGCCTTACATCAAAGCTGTATTCAATAACGCACCTTATAAGTTCCGTTACACGATAGCAGATGAAAGTTATGCGGACAGTGATAACATCTTCAATGCTATTCACGCCATCCTGCAGGTAACGGAAGAGAATTTCAAAGCCGAAGAGGTATTGCAACTCCTGGATTCCTCTTATATCCGCAAGAGGTTTCAGGTCGAAGATATATCCCTGATCAGAAGGGTAGTGGATGCTGCCAATATCCGTTTTGGGATGGAAGGTGAGCTGGAAGATGAAACTTACCTGATCAGCTGGAAATACGGTCTGAAAAGGATCATGTATGGTATTTGTATGAGTGGGGGAGAAGAATATGGGGAAGGTGTAGGCAGCTTTTATCCCATCGATGTACTGGAAGGAAGCGCCACACAGGAGGTAGTACGTTTCTGCCATTTTGTGGAAGTACTGATGGATGCGGTGAAAGAAAGAAAACGTGCCCGTACGATCAATGAATGGGTATTGTATGTGGAAAGTGTACTGCACAACCTGGTATACGAACCACAGGAAGATATAGATGAAGATTACAATGCCCTCATGCAGCAACTCACAGATTATAACCTGCTGAATGAATACATGAGTGATGCGGTGGCTTTTGATGTATTTGGTCATAGTTTCCTGCAAACACTTACCGGCAACACCCGTTCCGGTTTGTTTGTGAATGGTGGTATCACTTTCTGTTCACTGATTCCCATGCGTAGTATTCCTTTTAAAGTAGTGGCCTTGCTGGGGCTTAACTATGATAAGTTCCCCAGGAAGGAACAACCCGCCGGTTTCAATCTCATGGAAAGAGACCGCCAGCGGGGAGACCGGAATGTGAAGGAGAATGATAAACACCTCTTCCTCGAAACCATCCTCTCTGCACGGGAGTATCTGTACATCAGTTATGTAGGCCAGAGTGTCAAAGACAATACACGCATGCCACCCTCCGCACTGGTAGATGAACTGATCGATTACATCGCCTCCGGTACTACAGATCCGGAAGGGGTAAGGGAGCAGTTGGTGACTTTGCATCCCCTGCAAAGTTTCAGCCGGAAATATACCGGCGGCAGATTATATAACTACCTCAATAACAGATCCACCGGCCGGAAGAAGATCACCAATGATACAAAAGAAATCAGTTCCTTCGGCTTTGAAGAGATAGACCTGGAAGACCTGGTACGTTTCTTCAAGAACCCTTTCAAAGCTTATTACAATAAAGTACTGGGCATTTATTACAGCGATGAACAGATCCTGCTCAATGAAACAGAGATCTTCAACCTGGACAGCTTACAGGAATGGGTGTTAAAGAACGAACTGTTGCCCTTACAGCCGGAGGACATGCCCAACCTGAAGATGCAACTGGTAAAAACAGGCGCGCTGCCTTTAAAGAACATGGCAGAAGTGGCTCTGCAGCAGGCGGAGGAAAAAGCAGCACCGGTAAGGATGATGTTCAAAGATGTTACCCGTGGCATGGAACCGGAGATAGTACCGGTGGAACTGAATATAGGAGACAGCCTGATAAGAGGAAATATTCAGCAGGTATACGATGGCCGGTATGTACAGGTGTCCTGGTCAAAGAATGAAGCCAAGTACCTGGTGGAAGCGTATATCCGTTATCTGGCAGGAGCAGCAGCCGGTGTATTGAATGGCGTATGCCTGATCTCCGGTGCTAAAAGGAAAGCGGTGTATGAAGGAGAACGGTTAACGCAAGGAGAAGCATTGCAGCGTTTAAGTATCCTGATCAGGATCTACAAAGAGGGTTTCAATCTGATTGCACCTTTCTCTCCTGATTTTGATATCAAACCGGAGATTGTAGAGGAACTGGATTTCGAGACCTTCACAAAGATCGTGGACAGGAAGCTGAGCGGATTTGCATCATTCAGCGAACCCTATATCCTCAGAGCTTATAACGATGGTTTATTTGCCGATCCCACGGTACTGGAATCCTATAAGTTCATTTGCACGCATTTGATCGTACCATTAGTAGAATTATTTCCGGGCTATCATGAATAG